Proteins found in one Magnolia sinica isolate HGM2019 chromosome 5, MsV1, whole genome shotgun sequence genomic segment:
- the LOC131247193 gene encoding uncharacterized protein LOC131247193 isoform X2, with translation MPLEEERCSSSGSRSFKKKKQKRIPQRGLGVAQLEKIRLEEQHKKNAVFAIPSIPFSSPSPAQLHLSLPNPVFKTSDLVPSLEFEFPIPSPSLHYAHHSSSIPSPSLLYAHDRSSIPSPSLHYVHDSSSQVASGSCGGYSFIHELYGTPKFKTSFQYYPDSQIESKPVWHLQKNQQTVQQPQQQQTSSLVNISTSSSCSSSVINLQMEPPSNQSYCSNYIPPVRHEEERTRINVRQDMVGMKRPRQFSLDELPGAVPFQCKLMPFHIWDESLSGLDLFKYDSQKPLIREVPWSSTAVHTVHDFHRRTKIIKENRDLDGDFLTLGPPTAYSNPKSKQSVPIPDAHFGECNPVQFKSREEESLFGFCGPGKQQQPFYSFLAERSTNLKDWRGVDSVDLNLKL, from the exons ATGCCACTAGAAGAGGAGCGCTGCAGCAGCAGTGGCAGCCGATCTTTCAAGAAAAAGAAGCAGAAGAGGATCCCTCAGCGCGGGCTTGGCGTTGCCCAGTTGGAAAAGATCCGTTTAGAAGAACAGCATAAGAAGAACGCCGTGTTTGCCATCCCTTCCATCCCCTTCTCCTCTCCTTCTCCCGCCCAACTCCATCTCAGCTTACCAAATCCCGTCTTCAAGACGTCCGACCTGGTCCCGAGTCTTGAATTTGAATTTCCCATCCCATCCCCATCTCTGCATTACGCGCATCATAGCAGTAGCATCCCATCCCCATCTCTGCTTTACGCGCATGATAGAAGTAGCATCCCATCCCCATCTCTGCATTACGTGCATGATAGCAGTAGCCAGGTCGCCAGCGGCAGCTGCGGCGGGTATTCATTTATTCATGAGTTGTATGGGACTCCCAAATTTAAAACTTCATTCCAATACTATCCGGATTCGCAGATTGAATCAAAACCAGTTTGGCATTTGCAGAAAAATCAACAAACAGTTCAGCAGCCGCAACAACAACAAACTTCTTCATTG GTCAATATTTCAACGTCATCGTCATGTTCGTCATCTGTCATTAATCTTCAGATGGAGCCCCCTTCAAACCAAAGCTATTGCAGCAATTACATACCACCAGTAAGGCATGAAGAAGAAAGGACACGCATCAACGTTCGGCaagat ATGGTTGGCATGAAGCGCCCCCGGCAATTTTCTCTGGACGAACTGCCTGGTGCTGTCCCCTTCCAATGCAAACTCATGCCATTTCACATATGGGATGAATCCTTGAGCGGGCTCGATTTGTTCAAATACGATTCGCAGAAACCTCTAATAAG AGAGGTTCCTTGGAGCTCTACTGCAGTCCATACCGTCCATGACTTCCACCGCCGGACCAAGATCATCAAAGAAAACAGAGATTTAGATGGTGATTTTCTCACCTTGGGTCCCCCAACCGCCTACTCGAATCCCAAATCAAAACAATCTGTACCGATTCCGGACGCACATTTTGGCGAATGCAATCCAGTCCAATTTAAA AGCAGGGAAGAAGAATCGTTATTCGGTTTCTGCGGGCCAGGAAAACAACAACAGCCCTTCTATAGCTTTCTGGCGGAGCGGTCAACTAACTTGAAAGATTGGAGAGGAGTTGATAGTGTTGATTTGAATCTGAAGTTATAA
- the LOC131247193 gene encoding uncharacterized protein LOC131247193 isoform X1 has product MPLEEERCSSSGSRSFKKKKQKRIPQRGLGVAQLEKIRLEEQHKKNAVFAIPSIPFSSPSPAQLHLSLPNPVFKTSDLVPSLEFEFPIPSPSLHYAHHSSSIPSPSLLYAHDRSSIPSPSLHYVHDSSSQVASGSCGGYSFIHELYGTPKFKTSFQYYPDSQIESKPVWHLQKNQQTVQQPQQQQTSSLVNISTSSSCSSSVINLQMEPPSNQSYCSNYIPPVRHEEERTRINVRQDMVGMKRPRQFSLDELPGAVPFQCKLMPFHIWDESLSGLDLFKYDSQKPLIREVPWSSTAVHTVHDFHRRTKIIKENRDLDGDFLTLGPPTAYSNPKSKQSVPIPDAHFGECNPVQFKQSREEESLFGFCGPGKQQQPFYSFLAERSTNLKDWRGVDSVDLNLKL; this is encoded by the exons ATGCCACTAGAAGAGGAGCGCTGCAGCAGCAGTGGCAGCCGATCTTTCAAGAAAAAGAAGCAGAAGAGGATCCCTCAGCGCGGGCTTGGCGTTGCCCAGTTGGAAAAGATCCGTTTAGAAGAACAGCATAAGAAGAACGCCGTGTTTGCCATCCCTTCCATCCCCTTCTCCTCTCCTTCTCCCGCCCAACTCCATCTCAGCTTACCAAATCCCGTCTTCAAGACGTCCGACCTGGTCCCGAGTCTTGAATTTGAATTTCCCATCCCATCCCCATCTCTGCATTACGCGCATCATAGCAGTAGCATCCCATCCCCATCTCTGCTTTACGCGCATGATAGAAGTAGCATCCCATCCCCATCTCTGCATTACGTGCATGATAGCAGTAGCCAGGTCGCCAGCGGCAGCTGCGGCGGGTATTCATTTATTCATGAGTTGTATGGGACTCCCAAATTTAAAACTTCATTCCAATACTATCCGGATTCGCAGATTGAATCAAAACCAGTTTGGCATTTGCAGAAAAATCAACAAACAGTTCAGCAGCCGCAACAACAACAAACTTCTTCATTG GTCAATATTTCAACGTCATCGTCATGTTCGTCATCTGTCATTAATCTTCAGATGGAGCCCCCTTCAAACCAAAGCTATTGCAGCAATTACATACCACCAGTAAGGCATGAAGAAGAAAGGACACGCATCAACGTTCGGCaagat ATGGTTGGCATGAAGCGCCCCCGGCAATTTTCTCTGGACGAACTGCCTGGTGCTGTCCCCTTCCAATGCAAACTCATGCCATTTCACATATGGGATGAATCCTTGAGCGGGCTCGATTTGTTCAAATACGATTCGCAGAAACCTCTAATAAG AGAGGTTCCTTGGAGCTCTACTGCAGTCCATACCGTCCATGACTTCCACCGCCGGACCAAGATCATCAAAGAAAACAGAGATTTAGATGGTGATTTTCTCACCTTGGGTCCCCCAACCGCCTACTCGAATCCCAAATCAAAACAATCTGTACCGATTCCGGACGCACATTTTGGCGAATGCAATCCAGTCCAATTTAAA CAGAGCAGGGAAGAAGAATCGTTATTCGGTTTCTGCGGGCCAGGAAAACAACAACAGCCCTTCTATAGCTTTCTGGCGGAGCGGTCAACTAACTTGAAAGATTGGAGAGGAGTTGATAGTGTTGATTTGAATCTGAAGTTATAA